The Acidobacteriota bacterium genome has a segment encoding these proteins:
- a CDS encoding ABC transporter ATP-binding protein, giving the protein MQRNMNLQHELGVVRSLLPFLQRYKWLLPVVVVLGLLAAVMEGASLSLLVPLLHVLTDHSRSVAGNSSLVLRFQNVMDVVPPEWQLLCVVLAIFVAICFKNLISYADVTAFSYVESRVSHDLRVRLFTRILNVPYANLEDFPPGYLMNLLETETWHTSQALKALFSAVTSACTAVIFVPLLFLLSWRLAIVALLSIATLPFIVSLVTREMRALGERAVGANSDLATRMWSSLNGLRVIHLFGREDFERKCFEDSSRAARDISLRQSLILARNVPAGEILITAIIAGLALLVQAHLIDIATLSAFILVLYRLHPRVRNLVSSRVSIAGFEGPVLAVTRFLNGDITPPARSDALCPASWRTIRFEGVTFRFNGQRAPALDNVSFEICRGATVAIVGSSGAGKSTLIDLLLGFRDAQGGLVAIDGTAMNDLDRGAWRSKFAVVNQDPYIFDETVRFNILYGQPGADQRDVLEAAELACADPFIRGLPKGYDTLVGERGVRLSGGEQQRLVLARALVRKPDVLVLDEATNALDSVTEQAFQQALARFTRDHTVIIVAHRLSTIQQADHILVLHQGKLVEQGSFSSLLAGNGLFARMYELQSYGQTTEYSGVATG; this is encoded by the coding sequence ATGCAGAGAAATATGAACCTTCAGCACGAACTCGGCGTCGTCCGCAGTCTCTTGCCTTTTCTGCAAAGGTACAAGTGGCTGCTGCCGGTGGTTGTGGTTTTGGGTTTGCTGGCCGCGGTGATGGAAGGCGCGAGCCTTTCACTCCTGGTCCCCCTTCTGCACGTGCTGACGGACCACAGCAGATCGGTGGCGGGCAATAGCTCGTTGGTCCTGCGGTTTCAGAACGTGATGGATGTCGTGCCGCCCGAGTGGCAGCTCTTGTGTGTCGTCCTGGCAATTTTCGTTGCGATCTGTTTTAAGAACCTGATCAGCTACGCTGACGTTACTGCATTTTCCTATGTCGAATCACGTGTGAGCCACGACCTCCGTGTCCGGCTCTTCACCCGTATCTTGAACGTGCCCTACGCCAACCTAGAAGACTTTCCTCCGGGATATCTGATGAATTTGCTGGAAACCGAGACCTGGCATACCAGCCAGGCTTTAAAAGCGCTCTTCAGTGCAGTCACAAGCGCCTGCACTGCCGTGATTTTTGTCCCGCTCCTGTTCCTTCTTTCCTGGCGCCTTGCGATCGTTGCCTTGCTCAGTATCGCGACCCTACCTTTCATCGTCTCGCTTGTGACCCGTGAGATGAGGGCGCTTGGTGAGCGGGCCGTCGGCGCCAATTCGGACTTAGCGACCAGAATGTGGTCAAGCCTTAATGGTCTTCGTGTAATTCATCTTTTTGGGCGGGAGGATTTTGAACGGAAATGTTTCGAGGATTCCTCACGCGCGGCCCGCGATATCTCGCTACGGCAATCACTTATCCTTGCGAGAAATGTCCCGGCGGGTGAGATCCTGATTACGGCTATAATCGCTGGACTCGCCTTACTGGTCCAGGCGCACCTGATAGATATCGCCACGCTATCGGCTTTTATCCTTGTTCTCTACCGTCTGCACCCGCGTGTCCGAAATCTGGTTTCTTCCCGGGTTTCGATTGCCGGGTTTGAGGGCCCGGTTCTGGCTGTTACTCGCTTCCTCAATGGGGATATTACGCCGCCTGCTCGATCAGACGCTTTGTGTCCCGCTTCGTGGCGGACAATTCGCTTTGAAGGTGTCACATTCCGGTTTAATGGCCAGCGGGCTCCAGCGTTGGACAATGTCTCATTTGAAATATGCCGTGGCGCTACCGTGGCAATTGTCGGCTCGTCAGGTGCTGGAAAATCCACTTTGATCGATCTGCTGCTGGGATTCCGTGATGCCCAGGGCGGTTTAGTGGCAATCGACGGAACTGCGATGAATGACCTTGATCGCGGCGCTTGGCGGTCCAAATTCGCCGTGGTCAATCAGGACCCCTACATATTTGATGAGACGGTTCGTTTCAATATCCTCTACGGCCAGCCCGGGGCTGACCAACGTGATGTGTTGGAGGCAGCCGAACTGGCATGCGCCGACCCTTTTATCCGCGGATTGCCTAAGGGTTACGACACATTGGTCGGCGAGCGTGGAGTGCGTCTATCCGGGGGCGAGCAGCAGCGGCTGGTCCTGGCGCGTGCCCTGGTGCGCAAGCCGGATGTCCTGGTCCTTGATGAAGCGACCAATGCGCTGGACAGCGTCACGGAGCAGGCATTTCAGCAGGCGCTGGCGCGCTTCACCAGGGACCATACTGTGATCATTGTTGCCCACCGGCTATCAACAATCCAGCAAGCGGACCACATCCTCGTTCTCCACCAGGGAAAGCTGGTGGAGCAAGGAAGCTTCTCAAGTTTACTGGCAGGAAATGGACTCTTTGCCCGCATGTATGAGCTTCAAAGCTACGGGCAGACGACCGAGTATTCTGGTGTTGCAACTGGTTGA
- a CDS encoding NAD(P)-dependent oxidoreductase: MNHRQRVYIAGCGGMLGEAVYRRISRFADVRATDIDLNEPWLEFADVRDFSQMRDSVRSFGPDVIINLAALTDLELCEKDPENAWLTNALGAENLGLIAEQLGVPCVYISTAGIFGGEKEYYTDFDTPQPGSIYAKAKYYGEQYVLRNVRKHFVLRAGWMMGGGPKKDKKFINKLYRQIKSGKSVLHVVEDKSGTPTYTVDFAEGIVKVLESGLYGLYNQVCGGSGTRRDVAEEFVKCLGLEGKVQVEPVASDYFASEYFAHRPSSERLVNLKLTARGLNVMRDWKTCLAEYSAVFSEDLANACTEVARAI; the protein is encoded by the coding sequence ATGAACCACCGACAGAGAGTATATATTGCGGGTTGTGGTGGCATGCTGGGCGAGGCCGTCTACCGGCGGATCAGCAGATTTGCTGATGTCAGGGCGACAGACATTGACCTGAACGAGCCCTGGCTCGAATTCGCGGACGTGCGTGATTTCTCTCAGATGCGGGATTCGGTCAGAAGTTTCGGCCCGGACGTCATCATCAATCTTGCGGCTCTCACAGACCTGGAGCTTTGCGAGAAAGATCCTGAGAACGCATGGCTCACCAATGCTCTGGGAGCAGAAAACCTGGGCCTGATTGCGGAACAGCTTGGCGTCCCCTGCGTGTACATTTCAACCGCTGGGATCTTCGGCGGGGAAAAAGAGTATTACACCGATTTCGACACTCCTCAACCAGGCTCCATCTACGCGAAAGCAAAATACTACGGCGAACAGTACGTCCTGCGCAATGTGCGAAAACACTTTGTCTTGAGGGCCGGGTGGATGATGGGCGGCGGCCCTAAAAAGGACAAGAAGTTCATCAACAAACTCTACCGCCAAATCAAGTCGGGAAAGAGCGTTCTCCATGTGGTCGAGGACAAGAGTGGTACGCCGACATACACCGTGGACTTTGCCGAAGGGATCGTAAAGGTCCTTGAAAGCGGCCTCTATGGACTGTACAACCAGGTGTGCGGAGGCTCCGGAACAAGACGGGACGTTGCCGAGGAGTTCGTCAAATGCCTGGGGCTGGAAGGCAAGGTCCAGGTTGAACCCGTGGCGTCGGACTACTTTGCCTCAGAGTATTTTGCGCATCGGCCGTCAAGCGAACGCCTCGTGAACCTCAAACTCACGGCGCGCGGCCTGAATGTGATGCGGGATTGGAAAACCTGTCTGGCTGAATACAGCGCAGTGTTCAGCGAAGACCTGGCTAATGCCTGCACGGAAGTTGCGCGAGCAATCTGA
- the asnB gene encoding asparagine synthase (glutamine-hydrolyzing), which yields MCGITGFLTRKNEFTANGFEETVQRMAMALRHRGPDDGGAWVDNNAGVALGFRRLAILDVSPRGHQPMLSADGRYVIIFNGEIYNFKELRTRLEGLGHKFSSGTDTEVILATAVQWGAGEVPARLQGMFAYALWDRQLRMLHLARDRVGIKPLYYGWAGETFLFGSELRAIEQHPDFERRSNREAVELYLDFGYVPAPLSIYEGIRKLPPGSVLQAAVGKNVAVPVKYWDLASAFGAAPWSGTEQEAAERLEQELESAVDRHMVSDVPLGAMLSGGVDSSAVVAMMCAKARKQVKTFSVGFTEKGFDESRHARVVAKHLGTNHTEMLLTPQDALEVIPQLPEIYDEPFADSSQIPTFLVSRLARTQVTVALTGDGGDELFGGYNRYLYAPKIWRAVTIVPEAVRSTAAGALTATVMAMRRHGLRGHAADKAVKAAGALRTSSLTGIYWSLCRTQYRANGTQHPIEDEFSAPRAGESVTDLMRLDILTYLPDDILTKVDRASMAVGLEARVPLLDDKLIQFAASLPLEMKIRGNRTKWLLRHVLYKHVPRAMIERPKAGFAIPLATWLRGPLSEWAEELLGEEALREQDLLHPDSVRGDWNEFRAGNRANHHRVWALLMLQAWRRRQPKVPCLVPQHSWQRGETLASI from the coding sequence ATGTGCGGAATAACTGGCTTTCTCACCCGTAAGAATGAATTCACCGCAAACGGTTTCGAAGAGACCGTACAGCGGATGGCCATGGCATTGCGGCACCGGGGCCCGGACGACGGCGGAGCGTGGGTGGACAATAACGCCGGCGTTGCTCTCGGCTTCCGGCGGCTCGCGATCCTGGACGTATCTCCACGCGGCCATCAGCCCATGCTTTCCGCCGATGGACGATACGTAATCATCTTTAACGGCGAGATTTACAACTTCAAAGAGCTTCGGACGCGGCTGGAAGGCCTGGGGCATAAATTTTCATCCGGCACAGACACGGAAGTGATCCTGGCAACTGCCGTTCAATGGGGGGCTGGCGAAGTGCCTGCCCGCCTCCAGGGAATGTTTGCCTATGCGCTGTGGGACCGCCAGCTACGGATGCTTCACCTGGCGCGCGACCGGGTCGGCATCAAGCCTCTCTACTACGGATGGGCTGGGGAAACGTTTCTGTTTGGGTCGGAGTTGCGAGCCATCGAACAACATCCGGACTTTGAGAGGCGGAGCAACCGCGAAGCTGTTGAGCTGTACCTGGATTTTGGCTACGTACCGGCGCCGCTGAGCATTTATGAAGGAATTCGAAAATTGCCGCCGGGAAGCGTCTTGCAAGCGGCGGTGGGCAAGAACGTGGCTGTGCCGGTGAAGTATTGGGACCTGGCATCGGCTTTTGGGGCCGCTCCATGGAGCGGGACCGAGCAGGAGGCCGCTGAACGGCTGGAGCAGGAACTCGAGTCAGCAGTGGACCGCCACATGGTTTCAGACGTGCCGCTGGGGGCGATGCTCTCAGGCGGGGTCGATTCCTCTGCTGTGGTTGCGATGATGTGCGCAAAAGCCCGGAAGCAAGTCAAGACGTTCTCGGTTGGCTTCACGGAAAAAGGGTTTGACGAGTCGCGCCACGCGCGGGTCGTCGCAAAGCATCTGGGAACCAACCACACGGAGATGCTCCTAACGCCGCAAGACGCGCTCGAGGTGATTCCGCAATTGCCGGAAATTTACGATGAACCTTTTGCCGACTCATCACAGATTCCCACGTTCCTGGTTTCGCGGCTGGCGCGGACGCAAGTGACGGTGGCGCTTACCGGCGACGGAGGTGATGAACTCTTCGGCGGATATAACCGCTACCTCTATGCACCCAAGATCTGGCGGGCAGTCACGATTGTTCCGGAAGCAGTAAGGAGCACGGCGGCAGGCGCATTGACGGCGACAGTCATGGCGATGCGCCGGCACGGCCTGCGCGGGCATGCCGCTGATAAGGCTGTGAAGGCCGCGGGGGCGCTGCGAACCTCATCTCTGACTGGAATCTATTGGAGCCTTTGCCGCACTCAATACCGGGCGAACGGAACGCAGCACCCGATCGAAGATGAGTTCAGCGCCCCGAGGGCCGGGGAGTCTGTAACGGACCTTATGCGCCTGGATATCCTCACTTATCTGCCCGATGACATCCTGACCAAAGTGGACCGCGCCAGCATGGCCGTGGGCCTGGAGGCGCGCGTTCCACTGCTGGACGATAAACTCATTCAATTTGCCGCCTCGCTTCCGTTAGAAATGAAGATCCGAGGCAACCGCACGAAGTGGCTTCTCCGCCATGTCCTGTACAAGCATGTTCCTCGCGCGATGATTGAAAGGCCCAAGGCGGGATTTGCAATTCCGCTTGCAACGTGGCTGCGGGGACCCCTCTCGGAGTGGGCCGAAGAACTGCTCGGTGAAGAAGCCCTTCGCGAACAGGACCTCCTCCATCCAGACTCGGTCCGCGGAGATTGGAACGAATTCCGGGCGGGAAACCGGGCAAACCACCACCGTGTCTGGGCTTTGCTTATGTTGCAGGCCTGGCGCCGGCGTCAGCCCAAAGTTCCATGTCTTGTGCCGCAGCATTCCTGGCAGCGCGGCGAAACGCTGGCATCCATATAA
- a CDS encoding glycosyltransferase family 2 protein, whose protein sequence is MPRPEFMVQESIKSGPPGLVSVIIPAYNAQRFLPMTLTSARAQTYPDLEIIVVDDGSTDATPEIAEAAARVDRRVRVVHQQNCGVAAARNRGIAEARGEYVAPLDADDVWHPWNLALQMESLKAAGPETALSYAWFVSIDECGRFLSFGRSNRHRMSREVVFGLVAGNFIGNGSSTVMRRSRVEAVGGYDVSLRAHGAEGCEDHALHLALAQRWNFAVVPQYLIAYRRHATAMSRDSFRMARSGAIVLTELRRRRPDLRGYRLGRCQAVYYREMLAAAVRNRELGKLPGVVSSAGRDGGAWCLLDLIARRIPQRICDHWLYRLRQRAHRTNPGQFSLNAFWQVTSSISAPPLETNTEDMCTPSAALPLKSVT, encoded by the coding sequence ATGCCTCGGCCGGAATTTATGGTTCAAGAGAGCATAAAATCGGGGCCTCCCGGGCTGGTCTCGGTCATCATCCCTGCATATAACGCGCAGCGCTTCTTGCCAATGACGTTGACGTCGGCGCGGGCGCAGACTTACCCCGATCTTGAGATTATTGTTGTCGATGACGGCTCCACAGACGCGACACCAGAAATTGCTGAGGCGGCGGCTCGAGTCGATCGAAGGGTCCGGGTTGTCCACCAGCAAAATTGCGGAGTGGCTGCGGCGCGCAATCGAGGTATTGCCGAGGCGCGCGGCGAGTACGTTGCGCCGCTAGACGCCGACGATGTATGGCACCCCTGGAACCTTGCCTTGCAAATGGAATCTTTGAAGGCGGCGGGACCTGAAACAGCCCTTTCATACGCGTGGTTTGTATCAATCGATGAATGCGGCCGGTTTCTCAGTTTTGGTCGGTCCAACCGGCATCGCATGAGCCGGGAGGTAGTCTTCGGTCTGGTAGCCGGGAATTTTATTGGTAACGGAAGCAGCACTGTAATGAGACGCAGCAGAGTCGAAGCTGTCGGCGGCTACGATGTCAGCTTGCGCGCGCATGGAGCAGAGGGGTGCGAAGACCATGCTCTTCACCTGGCGCTAGCTCAACGCTGGAATTTTGCGGTCGTACCGCAGTACCTGATCGCTTACCGGCGCCATGCCACGGCAATGTCACGGGACTCTTTCCGCATGGCGCGTTCGGGGGCCATCGTCCTTACAGAGTTGCGGCGGCGCAGGCCCGATCTTCGAGGGTACCGGCTGGGTCGATGCCAGGCAGTTTATTACCGAGAAATGCTGGCAGCTGCAGTCCGCAATCGCGAGTTGGGTAAACTGCCCGGTGTCGTCTCCAGCGCCGGTCGTGATGGTGGGGCCTGGTGTCTGCTCGACCTCATCGCCCGCAGGATTCCACAAAGAATCTGCGACCATTGGCTCTACAGGTTGCGCCAACGCGCCCATCGAACGAACCCCGGCCAATTCTCTTTGAATGCTTTCTGGCAGGTTACTAGTTCCATCTCAGCGCCCCCGCTGGAAACGAACACGGAAGACATGTGCACGCCCTCTGCTGCTCTGCCGCTGAAATCCGTTACCTAA
- a CDS encoding glycosyltransferase, whose product MSQTPNLRILALCLAPLNRSPGQRFRIEQWAPPLRALGVQLEFEPFMPPELNAILYDAGNYGRKAVLIGRAIFRRAARLRHLGEFDLVYVQRETSLIGPALFERWMNFAGVPYVFDFDDAIFLPNVSEANQRFGFLKFPGKTATACRLAAHVMAGNDYLGEYASRFNRQVTVVPTTIDTEKYQPPRPRWENPAPRLVWTGSPTTVRYLEGLAGALLRVRARHDFILRVIGAHRVSLPGINVEMTPWQAETEALDLQGAWAGLMPAPDDVWARGKCACKALQYMAVEVPAVCSPVGMNTQLIKDGENGLLASSEDEWVEKLSSLINSAELRRRLGQAGRETVQAWYSADVQAPRVYQIFKHAARRTAMGHQSDGRPAAVRLPHGIKAWKENNLE is encoded by the coding sequence ATGAGCCAAACCCCCAATCTGCGAATCTTGGCCCTTTGTCTTGCTCCATTGAATCGGTCTCCGGGGCAGCGCTTCCGGATTGAACAATGGGCTCCTCCGCTCCGAGCGCTGGGAGTGCAACTTGAGTTTGAGCCTTTCATGCCTCCTGAGCTCAATGCCATTCTTTACGACGCCGGAAACTACGGAAGGAAGGCGGTACTAATTGGCAGGGCGATATTTCGCCGAGCCGCCCGCCTGCGTCATTTAGGGGAATTCGATCTGGTGTACGTGCAGCGAGAAACTTCTTTGATCGGACCCGCGTTGTTCGAACGCTGGATGAATTTTGCGGGGGTTCCGTACGTCTTTGATTTTGATGACGCCATCTTTCTTCCAAACGTCAGTGAAGCCAATCAGCGCTTCGGCTTTCTGAAGTTTCCAGGCAAAACCGCAACTGCATGCAGGCTGGCGGCGCACGTGATGGCCGGCAACGATTACCTGGGCGAATATGCCAGCCGGTTCAACCGCCAAGTGACGGTGGTCCCAACAACTATTGACACTGAGAAATATCAGCCGCCGCGCCCTCGCTGGGAAAACCCCGCGCCGCGGCTCGTCTGGACCGGAAGCCCGACAACGGTTCGCTATCTCGAAGGCCTCGCAGGGGCTCTGCTCCGCGTACGTGCGCGTCATGATTTCATCCTTCGCGTTATCGGGGCCCACCGGGTTTCGTTGCCGGGAATCAACGTGGAGATGACGCCGTGGCAGGCCGAAACCGAGGCGCTGGACCTACAAGGGGCGTGGGCCGGGCTGATGCCTGCGCCGGACGACGTCTGGGCGCGCGGCAAATGCGCATGCAAGGCGCTCCAATATATGGCTGTCGAAGTTCCTGCAGTGTGTTCCCCGGTCGGCATGAACACGCAACTCATCAAGGATGGCGAGAACGGCCTTCTGGCCTCTTCGGAAGATGAGTGGGTGGAAAAATTGAGTTCGCTTATCAACTCAGCGGAATTGCGACGACGGCTTGGGCAGGCAGGCCGGGAAACGGTCCAGGCCTGGTACTCGGCTGATGTGCAGGCTCCGCGTGTTTACCAGATTTTTAAGCACGCGGCACGCCGAACGGCAATGGGCCATCAAAGCGACGGCCGGCCGGCCGCCGTTCGCTTACCGCACGGCATCAAGGCATGGAAAGAGAACAACCTGGAATAG
- a CDS encoding glycosyltransferase family 1 protein, translating to MKIARAIARLNIGGPAIQAVLLTRELAEAGHATSLLVGTVPESEGSMEYLADEMGVRLVRIPRLSREVSILSDLRACWDLYRWLRRERPDILHTHTAKAGALGRLAAFASGTPCVHTYHGNVFEGYFSRKKAAVYLLVERLLARGTKRIIAISPRQRDDLAGRFRVAPAARISTVRLGFDLSGFLKVAHGRFAQKNGCHPLVVAWVGRLTAVKDPLMFPKVAALCTGGNAISTFLMVGDGELRAQVEAEKGNLDLGDQLRVTGWQRDMVSIYSLMDILLLTSINEGTPVAAIEAMAAGCPAILPDVGGVADLMSGNPERHSGYSIFDNGILVTRRAPETFAEALSWLASNPQRRERMGRAASVFAQQNFSKERLVHEIEKVYASVLDQGKGRSTGTKGEMQ from the coding sequence ATGAAAATCGCCCGAGCGATCGCCCGTCTCAACATCGGGGGGCCGGCGATCCAGGCAGTTCTGCTGACCCGCGAGCTGGCGGAGGCCGGTCATGCGACGAGTCTGCTGGTCGGGACCGTGCCGGAATCAGAAGGAAGCATGGAATATCTTGCCGATGAGATGGGCGTCCGCCTGGTGAGGATCCCCAGGCTCTCGCGCGAGGTTTCCATCCTTTCCGACCTGCGGGCTTGCTGGGACCTCTACCGATGGCTCAGGCGCGAGAGGCCGGACATTCTCCACACCCACACCGCAAAAGCCGGGGCACTGGGGAGGCTTGCGGCTTTTGCTTCCGGCACGCCTTGCGTGCACACGTATCACGGAAACGTCTTTGAAGGATATTTTTCTCGAAAAAAGGCAGCAGTGTATCTCCTGGTCGAGCGCCTGCTTGCCCGAGGCACAAAGCGCATCATCGCAATCAGTCCCAGGCAGCGTGACGACCTGGCGGGCCGGTTTCGGGTTGCGCCCGCGGCAAGAATTTCCACGGTTCGCCTCGGCTTCGATCTGAGCGGCTTCCTGAAGGTTGCGCATGGCCGTTTTGCGCAAAAGAACGGCTGCCATCCTCTCGTTGTAGCCTGGGTAGGCCGCCTGACGGCGGTCAAGGACCCGCTGATGTTTCCAAAAGTCGCGGCCCTCTGCACAGGCGGGAATGCCATCAGTACATTTCTGATGGTGGGCGACGGCGAATTGAGAGCACAGGTCGAAGCTGAAAAAGGCAACCTTGATCTGGGGGACCAACTGCGTGTGACCGGCTGGCAGCGGGACATGGTTTCCATCTACAGCCTGATGGATATCCTTCTGTTGACTTCAATCAACGAAGGGACCCCGGTTGCGGCCATCGAGGCCATGGCTGCGGGCTGCCCTGCAATTCTGCCGGATGTTGGAGGCGTAGCAGACCTGATGTCGGGCAATCCCGAACGCCACTCCGGATATTCCATATTTGACAACGGCATTCTTGTGACGCGGCGCGCGCCCGAGACTTTCGCTGAGGCCCTGAGCTGGCTGGCCTCAAACCCGCAGCGCCGTGAACGGATGGGCCGGGCGGCGAGTGTTTTTGCGCAGCAGAACTTTTCCAAGGAACGTCTGGTGCATGAAATCGAGAAGGTTTACGCATCTGTGCTTGATCAGGGGAAGGGCAGGAGCACGGGGACAAAAGGAGAAATGCAATGA
- a CDS encoding NAD-dependent epimerase/dehydratase family protein, whose amino-acid sequence MKVLITGGAGFIGSHLAERYLACDDKVYVIDDLSTGSVENIRHLKAHKRFEYFLDSVENRQLAAELVDECDVIFHLAAAVGVRLIVESPVRTIETNVRATELVLNLAAKKKKRVLITSTSEVYGKRTQVPFREDDDLLMGPSSKGRWSYACSKALDEFLALAYWKEKRVPTTVVRLFNTVGPRQTGRYGMVVPNFVRQALMNEDITIFGDGTQRRCFLHVSDAVDALMALMVETSAVGEVYNVGSPEEITIRSLAEKVKAMTASSSTIVKIPYDEAYEEGFEDMLRRVPDVSKLNALTGFAPQYGLDDILKDVIAYTQFRLAADGQIPVTTDRRAGTAGRQIAWQPSEAL is encoded by the coding sequence ATGAAAGTTCTAATTACCGGCGGAGCAGGATTTATTGGATCACACCTGGCGGAACGTTATCTTGCCTGCGACGACAAGGTATACGTGATCGACGACCTTTCGACCGGATCGGTTGAAAACATCCGGCACCTGAAGGCCCACAAGCGATTTGAATATTTCCTCGACAGTGTCGAGAACCGCCAGTTGGCGGCGGAACTCGTTGACGAGTGTGACGTCATCTTTCACCTCGCCGCGGCCGTCGGGGTGCGGCTGATCGTGGAAAGCCCGGTGCGGACAATTGAAACCAACGTCCGGGCAACGGAGCTTGTGCTCAACCTGGCGGCAAAAAAGAAGAAGCGGGTTCTGATCACGTCGACTTCCGAGGTGTACGGGAAACGCACGCAGGTGCCCTTCCGGGAGGACGACGATCTGCTGATGGGACCGTCCAGCAAAGGCCGCTGGAGCTACGCATGCTCCAAAGCCCTGGACGAATTCCTGGCACTGGCTTACTGGAAGGAGAAGCGCGTGCCTACTACCGTTGTCCGCCTCTTCAATACAGTTGGTCCGCGCCAGACCGGGCGCTATGGAATGGTGGTCCCCAATTTTGTGCGGCAGGCGCTGATGAACGAAGATATTACGATCTTTGGTGATGGCACTCAGCGCCGTTGCTTCCTCCATGTGTCCGACGCGGTTGACGCATTGATGGCGCTGATGGTTGAGACCAGCGCGGTGGGTGAAGTCTATAACGTTGGCAGCCCGGAGGAGATCACAATCCGCAGTCTCGCTGAAAAAGTAAAGGCGATGACTGCATCCTCCTCGACGATCGTCAAGATTCCTTACGACGAAGCCTACGAGGAAGGGTTTGAGGACATGCTTCGCCGCGTTCCCGATGTCTCGAAGCTGAATGCGCTCACCGGCTTTGCGCCGCAATACGGCCTGGACGATATCCTGAAAGACGTTATCGCGTACACGCAATTTCGGCTTGCAGCCGACGGACAGATCCCGGTGACGACTGACCGGCGTGCAGGCACGGCCGGGCGTCAAATCGCCTGGCAGCCCTCAGAAGCATTGTGA
- a CDS encoding class I SAM-dependent methyltransferase, protein MSNCSLNNTDAATVAGFGREWTRFTQEVLSPEEGKEIFQQYFSIFPWDALPKDGGCGADIGCGSGRWARAVAPRVRELHLVDASSGALKVARTNLSSLPNVRFHHASAGDLPFEKQSLDFAYSLGVLHHIPDPEGGLRSIASALKPGAPLLLYLYYAFDNRPAWYRGLWRLSDLVRRALSRQPQWVKVTMAEMVALWIYWPLARMGALFARFGAKIQNWPLAYYRDRSFYVMRTDALDRLGTQLEQRFTRIQIAGMLERAGFEKVRFSEGPPFWCAVGLRDVES, encoded by the coding sequence ATGAGCAACTGCTCGCTCAATAACACTGACGCCGCAACGGTGGCCGGATTTGGCAGGGAATGGACTCGCTTTACGCAAGAGGTGCTCAGCCCGGAGGAAGGCAAGGAAATTTTCCAGCAGTACTTTTCGATTTTTCCCTGGGACGCCCTGCCGAAAGACGGAGGCTGTGGCGCCGACATCGGCTGCGGAAGCGGAAGGTGGGCACGGGCAGTGGCCCCAAGAGTGAGGGAACTTCACCTTGTCGACGCGAGCAGCGGCGCATTGAAAGTGGCGCGGACGAACCTGTCCAGCCTGCCAAACGTGAGATTCCATCATGCCAGCGCCGGAGATTTGCCTTTCGAAAAACAGAGCCTTGATTTTGCCTACTCGCTGGGTGTGCTTCACCACATTCCCGATCCGGAGGGCGGCCTCAGGAGCATCGCCTCAGCGCTGAAACCCGGCGCTCCACTTCTGCTGTACCTGTACTACGCCTTCGATAACAGGCCGGCATGGTACCGCGGGTTGTGGCGTTTAAGTGACCTTGTAAGACGAGCGCTTTCACGCCAGCCCCAATGGGTGAAAGTCACGATGGCGGAAATGGTGGCGCTCTGGATTTATTGGCCTCTGGCACGCATGGGCGCGCTTTTCGCCCGCTTCGGCGCAAAAATCCAAAACTGGCCTCTGGCTTACTACCGCGACCGCTCGTTTTATGTGATGCGGACCGACGCGCTGGACCGGCTCGGCACTCAGCTCGAGCAACGATTCACACGCATCCAGATTGCAGGAATGCTCGAGCGAGCCGGATTTGAAAAGGTGCGCTTTTCCGAGGGGCCGCCATTCTGGTGCGCGGTCGGCCTGAGGGATGTTGAGAGCTAA